The nucleotide sequence GAGCTGATGGTGGACGTCATGGTAGGCGCTGTTGTTGCTGAAGAACACGTGGAGCAGGTTCCCCGGCAGCCACAGCCCGCAGTGGTCGTCGACGGTCTTCACTGtggcgaaggagaagaagaagatgccggTCCGCGGCGTCATGCCGGAGACGAGGAAGGCGAGCGCTCCGCCGATGGTGTCGAGCAGTAGCCCCTCCAGCGGATGGTTGTACAGCGCGCCGAAGGCGTAGGGGACGACGAGGGTGTGGTGTTTGGAGTGGACGTGCTTGTACAGGAACTTGTTGACGTGCATGTACCTGTGCATGAAGTACTGCCATGTGTCCAGCACAAACATGGCGACGATGAACTGGGCGATGATCACCGGCACTGAGGGTTGAGGCCTTGCTGCTCCGCTTTCGTCCTTGATGACCTGCACACAACGAGATCGGTCAGTTCTGTCCATGCAGTGCGTACGACGATGGGAGATGAGAACGGTGAGGAGAATAGTGATTACGGTGAACAGGAGAAGGGAAACGGCGATCTGGAATGCCTGCTGAAGGAGGACGCCTTTGACGACGGTCCATTTGGAGACGATGTTCTTCGCGTTCTCTTCGGCTTTGGTGTGCAGTCTGTAGTTCTCGAGATCGCCGAGCAAGACGTAGATGCCGGAGTACACCCAGTAGACTGCAACGGGGACGAACGTGCCCAACAACTCATCCGACGCAGCGAAAGCCATGGCGGCAGATTGAGAAACTGAATGAGTTATTGCTGTGCCATGACCAAGGATTGGTTTCCTTCTTATAGGGGGAATTGACTTCAGCAGATAGTCTCCAAAGCCGGCAGATGACAGGCACAGAGGTTTGACTGCTCTTGCGTGGCTTGGACGCTGCATGAACGCAAGAATTCATGAACGGACGAAGTCAAGCTGCTCACGTTTAGTGACCCAATGCCTCAAACATTAGGACCGTTGACCCTTGGGATCATAATTGCATGAGCTCGATAGTCAACTGGCTGGCACAATTCGTCATAGTTTCAGCATATTGATCTCGACTTAGATCTCATACCCCTCGACTTTACGGTGAAGATTAGAGAAGGAGATTGATATTGCCAGACCTTTacttaatataattatataaaataataataaaatataattttgaggatgaaatAAGATGTTAtgggaaataaataaaaaaatgaaatcgaTAATTCtgagattataaataaataaaataatttattattattttaaattgttAATATTAAGAGAATCGTCGATAGTAAAAaggaaattatgaataataattttttaaaaatactaaaaaatattaaaatgagaTTGTAAATAAAAAATGGTCAAATATTTATTTAAGAGAAAGGCAGAAAACGTCGGTGATATCAGTAATCTGCCACATCTACCGACTGTTTGACCATTGACCTTTCAGGAATATGGAGTCACGTTTCTTGTTTGACTCGATCAATTTAGGCTGTGCCTCAGCGTCAACCCAGTCGACTACATCGACTCGTGTATTGTACGCAGCGTGAAGGGTACGTCGGTCACCCGGGCTATTGACCAAATCTCCACGGTATGATTCGTGGTTCGGCTGTGGGTCCCATTTCTAATGGGCTCTATGAGCTAACGACTGGTGGGCCTTGAGATCTGACGTGCATGATGCtttacagcagcagcagcagtaacaATGGCGTCGAGAGTTCAGACATGCATTGAAGGGGTGAAGATTGCATGCAGCTTAAAAGCCCTCAGTCATTCATGATGGAAACAACACCATGCACGGCCATAAAGAGAAGCACCTGTTGCTGTCTCTTTCAATGAAGCTTCCTTTCCGATAACAGTGCGAGTAGGCAATGGAGCAGCTGCTTCACCCCATGGATCCCATGCGTGGCACACTAAATGCATTGCCTCCCAATTGAAGTCTGCTATATGCCACCTTATCTTCCTCTTAGCTCATAACAGCGAGGCCACTCACATGTGGTGTTGGGTGTAAGATCTCACTGCATTCAATGGAGTGATAGCTTCTGTACAGCAAGCATTCAAGTCGCTTGATATTATTGATACTTCAGAGGAAGAAGGCCCACCATGGTATCATGGCATCCATGAGAGTTCCTTCCATGCTTTTGCTTTGACAGTTCTGGATTTGGGTGGCTGGTAAAGATCAACCAACTGCAGTTGTGCGTAgaatagaggaggaagaaaaagtaCAAGACACTTCACATGTGTTGCATTTAAGACCCACTTATTTCCAAGACTGATCTTTACCTAGATCTTTTTGTCTTCCTCCCTCCTAAATAGTTGTAACATCTTCTCCAAGGGCTGTAAAGTTGCAGCAACCAATCCGCACAGGATGATTGATTCACCATCCAGAAACACAATCCCATGatttatctctcttttttttgttcAAGACACAGCATTTACTTCTTCGTTATTTCAAAATCTCACTCTTACATTGTTAAGATTTAGAGTTATATTGTGTTCGTGGTTTATGCGTGACTGTGTCCCATACACAGTAGGCTTGAGTTTTAGATTGACTAAAGGAAAATAGACAAAGAGTGTCAAACAATATCAATTATTTTTCTGAATTTGTATTTTTTATGGAATATTCTTTGGACTATTTTTTTTCCTAATATGTATGCCTTGCTGATTAAGAAAGGGTTATTTGAGGGGAGTATAATTACTTGTTGCTCTTCTAGAAGTGCAATTAATCTATGTAATGGGACAACTCATCAGTTGCTGAAGAGTCATCATCAAACCCAGTTAGACAATCCAATTTGGTCTTAGTTTGGGACACCCCACTCCACACTCTGACAATGAGATCTCGAACAGAGGTGATCACCTCAAAGTATGGACATTGATCATGCACGGTGCTAATTATCACCTCAAAGTATGGACATGGACATTGTCTCAAGCTTCTGAACACGGAGAAAAAAACTGCATCCACATCTCCTATCAAGATGAAACAGCAGTTGTGATTTATGTTAATCTCTAATCTGTCGAAAGAAATTTAGGACAATCAATAGTGTTTATTTCCTGAAACTTAGGAGAGACAAACATTGGAGATTTGCTGCTCAGAGCAAAGCAAATTTACACCTTTGGCTACCAAACAAACTCTGTTTCCGATCAAAACATCAGAAGAATTAGTGTCATCAGTAGAAGGTCTATCGAAGGAGATCGAGGTCGTAAAAGCTCGCCCTCTCAGAACATTTCGCCTGTGCCATCGATTGCTACGTCGAGAAAGCTCTCTTGCCCGTTTCCGACGCTCTCGACGTCAAGCAGCCATGACTCCAGCAACGAGAAGGGTGGCTCGGACGACGACGACTCCCGCGCTGAATCTCCGAGTCCGAACAGCGACTCTAGCGGCTCCAGCGACGACGTGATGCAGCGGGAAGTGCTCGCGCTTCCCTGGCTGGACGCTGAACTCGCCGGAGCGATGCCCCATCCTTCGAGAAGCCGAGATATGTTCTCGGTGCTCGACGCGTAGACCGAAGGCCTGGTGATGGAGCTGCGTCCATCACACTCCTCTATGGACAAAGCCTCGCACAGAGCTCGCTTCGCCACGTGGATGTCGGTCTGGAGACACCGTTCCCACTGGCCTTTGGAGATGGAGCGGTAGCTTTGTTGCCTGCCGCTGCTCTTCTGGCAATCGGCGCCGCCTTCGagcttcttcttcagatgcgtgTTCCAGTAATTCTTGATGTCGTTGTCCGTCCTCGCTGGTAGATAAGAAGCGATAGCTGCCCATCTGCGTTCAGATAACGCCGGTTTATGGTTACGTTCAGGCTTCAAAGGACACAACAGAGATCTTTTGGGCTTTACCTGTTGCCTAGAAGAGCTTGGAGGTGGATTATAAGCTTCTCCTCCTGATCAGTGAAGTTGCCACGCTTGATTCCCGGCCGAAGGTAGTTTGTCCACCTGAGCCTGCAGCTCTTGCTGCATCTCATTAAGCCTGCCAAGGAAATTAAGGAGACTGATCTGAGTAAAGCTGCCATGGATCGATCTTTTAGGTGGACAGACACCAAAAGGACAAGAAGGCTCACCAGTGTTGGTAGGAACAGCTCTCCAGTTCCCTGGACCATGTTCTTGGATGTAGGACACCAACACTATGTCCTCCTCTGGTGTCCAAGGTCCTTTCTTCACGCCATCTTTGTCGCAGCACGGTGGTCTTCCCATCTCTGACACAAAGCGAGAGAGAACAAGATCACAGAGAGAAGGTCCAGTTTTCTCCGATCTCAGAAAGCAAAGACCAGCGTCCAAGTCTATCTTTCCCGAGCTTCCCacgggtatatatatatacacaacagACCCGCTGACCCTCGCAAACCAAAGCTTTCGGCTGCATGAAGCGTGTCAGAAGAAGAGATGCATTAACTCGGAGGCCGCATCCACAAAAGTCAACGTGAGGAACCGCGTGTATTCAATGTGGTCGCGCCGGGAAGAGCCCTAACCCGACCTCTCTTCTTGCTTGGATGAAGCTGTAGCTTCTGCTAACGTATAGAGCTCGGACTTCGACGACTATGCAGCATTCAGATACCTCTCTCTTCTTTAGGATAACTCTGTTTGATAGCGCAGGAACAGAGATGTGGTGAGTCTCCACTGACACTTCCCTGACCCATCTCCGCGACGAAGCAAGAGCGCAAGTCAACGCACGAGTCAAAATCAAGTTAATGGCTTCAACCCCTTCTCTTCTTTTGTTTAAAGAAGCTATAAAACTGAGTCACAGAACACATCGTTTCCATCAATACAACAGAGAACTGATTGAGCTGTGTAAGTTGTCTGTGCTATTGGGCATGAGATTAATTAGACGGAATTGTCCTATATAGCAGACACAAAGCTTAAGCTGTCGGGAAGAGGTCCGTGCGAGCTGAATTAAACTCGACACGCGAAAATAAACCTAAATATATTGGAGACTAAGTAGTCATGCACGCGGACTGCATCATGTTGATGATGGATGTTGGGCGGTAGAGTACGACAGATGCTGAAACAAGTGTTCATATCTGATGTTGTTAGAACTCCCAGGCCACATGACTCTTCACTACTTCTCCTATTCGCAGGTCAACATGCATAAGGATCAGATGATGAGCTATGGAATCATCTCTTGCTTGTGTGAATCAGTTTACTTGAAGCTCAAGCTAAGAACTTAAAAGTGGTGTTGATGTGACAGGGATGGACAGATCATGAAGCAGCAAGGCATCTATCAAACGCCAGCAATATTCAACGCCATTTGACTTTTGGATGGCTTTGCGCCCGCCTGAAGTCCCAATGAATGAGTTCATGAGAGCAACCTCTCAAGGCTGCTCGGCTGAGAGGCGGCTCCTCAGCTGTGTTCACGGGAGTCACGAGGCGTACAAAAGATGTACTCTTTGGCCTCGGTGATGGATGGCGAAAGCTTTCGATTCACAGTTCCATCAAGCTGCGCAAGCAAAGTCAATGAATCGAGAGAGCTTGTTCTTACTTCCCAGCGCGCAGAACTGATGAGGTCGTCTCAGTCACTGCAATTGCAGGGTTGAAACATGAGCTTATATCATGCGACGTGTGTTATGGCTTCACCAATGCACAATATTAGGGCGGAAAAAGGGTGCCATCTCAattcttttatttcatttttattagCACGCGATGCCACAAGCTGATTTTTAGCTACATGCATTTACCAGGGAATTATATCTCACATGATAAGATTGTTACTTGAGTAATTAGCATTAAGAATCATTGAATTTGATTCGCGTGCTACATATTTTGGATCTGAACTCTCATCTCGTCCCAATCTACATTCATTCGTTTGACTTTTCTCTCCACATAGAGCCCaccaatttaatttaattaaatataatgttACATCACAGTTCATGTCACTGTTgggatcaaaatatatatatatatatatatatatatatatatatatatatatagcaaatgTGTCTATATCCTATTATATCTCATCCagctttaatattttttttccatttGATAGGGAAAGTAATAACATAAGTATTATACTATCAACTCATCCCTTCATATATTACCGCCTAGGTGATGACATGGGTGGAAGAATTCACGCCCCGAGTGGGTGTTAACAAGAGCATGATCCACTCACCCTACCCACCTCGATCTCCGATAGGGCCACACGAGTTAGTCGTATGGTGCATTGATCCCCAACAATAAGGCCTATCTCTCCTCCCCTTTTCGGGTTACTCATCGTAAGTGACTTGTCACCTCTTATCAATCATGATTTCGAGAAAGCCTATGCTCTCAGCAGTAGAGGACACTAATACTAGGCGACATGGCTTAGTTCCATTTTCCCTTTTTTCAAATGTCTAATGTAAAGGACCATCC is from Musa acuminata AAA Group cultivar baxijiao chromosome BXJ3-8, Cavendish_Baxijiao_AAA, whole genome shotgun sequence and encodes:
- the LOC103994110 gene encoding sphinganine C4-monooxygenase 1 codes for the protein MAFAASDELLGTFVPVAVYWVYSGIYVLLGDLENYRLHTKAEENAKNIVSKWTVVKGVLLQQAFQIAVSLLLFTVIKDESGAARPQPSVPVIIAQFIVAMFVLDTWQYFMHRYMHVNKFLYKHVHSKHHTLVVPYAFGALYNHPLEGLLLDTIGGALAFLVSGMTPRTGIFFFSFATVKTVDDHCGLWLPGNLLHVFFSNNSAYHDVHHQLYGSKYNFSQPFFVMWDKILGTYMPYSLERRKEGGFEARPIKLKS
- the LOC103994109 gene encoding myb-related protein 306-like, yielding MGRPPCCDKDGVKKGPWTPEEDIVLVSYIQEHGPGNWRAVPTNTGLMRCSKSCRLRWTNYLRPGIKRGNFTDQEEKLIIHLQALLGNRWAAIASYLPARTDNDIKNYWNTHLKKKLEGGADCQKSSGRQQSYRSISKGQWERCLQTDIHVAKRALCEALSIEECDGRSSITRPSVYASSTENISRLLEGWGIAPASSASSQGSASTSRCITSSLEPLESLFGLGDSARESSSSEPPFSLLESWLLDVESVGNGQESFLDVAIDGTGEMF